Proteins found in one Solitalea lacus genomic segment:
- a CDS encoding 4Fe-4S dicluster domain-containing protein produces the protein MLEQLLFVLIAIAAIWLFARNVKTIRRNILLGKDIDRSDNPSERWRTMAMVALGQSKMMTRPIAGFFHILIYAGFIIINIEVLEIIIDGIFGTHRILSFAGGLYNFLIGSFEFLAVGVLLACIIFLIRRNIIHLKRFSGVEMKGWPVSDANYILIAEILLMTAFLLMNATDNKLQQLEAAHYHTAGSFPVTSALASLLPNNESTLVLIERTCWWFHIVGIFAFLNYIPYSKHFHIVLAFPNTWYSNLNNKGKFNNMTSVTNEVKAMLDPSFTPPADATPGRFGAKDVTDLTWVNLLNAYSCTECGRCTSNCPANMTGKLLSPRKIMMDTRDRLEEVGNNIDKHGKDYQDGKALLGDYITPEELWACTTCNACTEACPVNIDPLSIIVELRRYLVMEESNAPSSINNMFGNIENNQAPWKYSPADRTNWINN, from the coding sequence ATGCTTGAACAGCTATTATTCGTACTCATTGCAATAGCCGCTATTTGGCTTTTTGCACGTAATGTAAAAACAATCCGAAGGAATATTTTACTAGGAAAAGACATTGATCGTTCCGACAACCCTTCCGAACGCTGGAGAACAATGGCGATGGTAGCCTTAGGACAGTCGAAAATGATGACTAGACCTATTGCCGGATTCTTCCATATCCTGATTTATGCAGGATTTATTATCATTAACATTGAAGTCTTGGAAATTATTATTGATGGAATATTCGGCACACACCGTATTTTATCCTTTGCCGGAGGGCTCTATAATTTCCTTATTGGTTCATTTGAATTTCTGGCCGTAGGCGTATTATTAGCCTGCATAATCTTTCTAATTCGACGAAACATAATTCATTTAAAACGCTTTTCTGGAGTTGAGATGAAAGGTTGGCCAGTAAGTGATGCCAATTATATCCTTATTGCCGAAATACTACTAATGACTGCTTTTTTGTTGATGAATGCAACCGACAACAAACTTCAACAACTAGAAGCCGCGCATTACCATACAGCAGGATCTTTTCCCGTTACTTCAGCTTTAGCATCCCTATTACCAAATAATGAATCAACATTAGTGCTTATCGAGCGTACATGTTGGTGGTTTCATATTGTAGGAATTTTCGCTTTTCTGAATTATATCCCTTACTCAAAGCACTTCCATATTGTACTTGCATTTCCGAACACATGGTATTCCAACCTAAATAATAAAGGCAAATTCAACAACATGACTTCAGTTACCAATGAAGTAAAGGCAATGCTTGACCCAAGCTTTACTCCCCCTGCAGATGCCACACCTGGTCGCTTTGGAGCAAAGGATGTAACAGATTTGACATGGGTTAACTTACTTAATGCTTATTCATGTACTGAATGTGGGCGCTGTACTTCTAACTGTCCTGCTAACATGACTGGCAAATTACTTTCTCCACGCAAAATCATGATGGATACTCGCGACAGATTAGAAGAAGTGGGCAACAATATTGATAAACATGGCAAAGATTATCAGGACGGCAAAGCTTTATTAGGTGACTATATAACACCTGAAGAACTATGGGCTTGTACAACTTGTAATGCATGTACTGAGGCTTGCCCGGTGAACATTGATCCACTTTCTATTATTGTTGAATTACGTCGCTATTTAGTAATGGAAGAATCAAATGCTCCGTCCAGCATTAATAATATGTTTGGAAATATTGAAAACAACCAAGCTCCTTGGAAATATTCTCCAGCTGACCGTACAAA
- a CDS encoding thymidine kinase, translating into MINEGIERPKIFQRGSIEIICGPMFSGKTEELLRRLRRAQIARLKVEIFKPTIDIRYDASAVVSHDLNSIQSTPVENASSILLLGSTTQVVGIDEAQFFDDELPNVCESLANKGVRVIVAGLDMDYTGKPFGPIPKLMAIAEFVTKITAVCVRCGVPASRSYRLTENETTILLGEKGSYEPRCRVCFNLDR; encoded by the coding sequence ATGATAAACGAGGGAATTGAACGACCAAAAATATTTCAACGTGGCAGTATCGAAATTATTTGCGGCCCTATGTTTTCTGGAAAAACCGAAGAGTTATTAAGACGTTTGCGACGGGCACAAATTGCAAGGCTAAAAGTGGAAATATTTAAACCTACCATTGATATCCGTTATGATGCTAGTGCCGTTGTTTCACACGATTTAAATTCAATTCAATCAACCCCTGTAGAAAACGCCTCTTCAATACTGTTATTAGGCAGTACTACCCAGGTAGTAGGTATTGATGAAGCGCAGTTTTTTGACGATGAACTACCTAATGTGTGTGAATCATTGGCTAACAAAGGTGTTAGAGTAATTGTTGCAGGTTTAGACATGGATTATACTGGTAAACCGTTTGGCCCCATCCCTAAATTAATGGCAATAGCTGAGTTTGTTACCAAAATCACTGCAGTTTGCGTTCGCTGTGGAGTTCCTGCAAGCCGTTCCTACCGGCTCACTGAAAATGAAACTACAATACTATTGGGCGAAAAAGGAAGTTATGAACCACGTTGTCGGGTTTGTTTCAATCTTGACAGATAA